The Pyrenophora tritici-repentis strain M4 chromosome 2, whole genome shotgun sequence genome window below encodes:
- a CDS encoding BaeS, Signal transduction histidine kinase, giving the protein MMEMSDVGVFEYNSEGKLLHANEAWYRLSSLPREGEHPEFSFMDLVHPEDQTLVMSMWNNLALGKSVTFEMRWKARPGSNDSAQWVLSACVPVFDDDKQLIGIAGNTIDINAQKKSQAAAQAQVEALEQARLAEMKFARFAQVSPVAIYIYVPESGMNFVNDQFYELTGHAHAPVNQFEWFDLISDEDVERVKRDWGSMLRGDKTDAVQFRLKKTWVNQDGKRSNIWVQSSSYPELDESGKVISIMGTLFDISQFKWAESVQRRRIEEAWEAKRQQENFIDMTSHELRNPLSAVIQCADSVIASLHHLSGRQLMALHPDHDLSKAESELMGCLEALQIIVSCSMHQKRVIDDVLTLSKLDSNLILITPMRVQPAVVVSDAVRMFEVECNQAGIQLDFTLDETFSGMEWTMLDPSRLLQVLINLLTNAIKFTKDRPEKSIKVTLGGSWSRPPKCWQDITFTNDDVSDIHVTDKSEWGEGKKAYLWLKVKDTGCGMTTDEQKKLFSRFSQATPRTHVKYGGSGLGLFISKSLTKLQGGSIGVNSVKEGGSTFAFYVSTRLAHPPADNVTARAVQARPVPHRTMTGEQAMQMITLNVLIVEDNLVNQKVLKKQLMKFGWNISVAGNGQEALDWLKDSVYWHNEDDDPTTTENKHELDIILMDIEMPIMDGLTCARLIRDYEHQGLLVAPRPGPSPHRRASAKSISPIRTEEDRRSSDAQIVQSPTSTSHERPDRQSLRLPILAVSANARMEQIEQALSAGMDDAISKPFRIPELWPKIRGLVKRVAHVDTRAKP; this is encoded by the exons ATGATGGAGATGAGTGATGTTGGCGTCTTCGAGTATAACTCAGAGGGAAAATTGTTGCACGCTAATGAAGCATGGTATAGACTGAG TTCTCTTCCGAGAGAAGGCGAACACCCGGAATTCTCATTTATGGATCTTGTCCACCCAGAAGACCAAACGCTTGTAATGTCCATGTGGAACAACCTTGCTCTTGGGAAATCTGTCACTTTTGAGATGCGCTGGAAAGCACGTCCAGGTTCAAATGATTCCGCGCAATGGGTCCTTTCAGCTTGCGTACCTGTATTCGATGACGACAAGCAGTTGATCGGTATTGCCGGCAACACGATTGACATTAATGCACAGAAAAAGTCGCAAGCGGCAGCACAGGCACAGGTTGAGGCACTTGAGCAAGCAAGGCTGGCAGAAATGAAGTTTGCCCGATTCGCCCAAGTTTCGCCTGTTGCGATCTACATCTACGTGCCTGAAAGCG GCATGAACTTTGTCAATGACCAGTTCTACGAACTCACAGGTCATGCACATGCACCAGTCAACCAGTTCGAATGGTTTGATCTAATCTCTGATGAAGACGTGGAAAGGGTCAAACGCGACTGGGGAAGTATGCTGCGAGGAGATAAAACTGACGCAGTGCAATTCCGTCTGAAGAAGACATGGGTAAATCAAGACGGCAAGCGCTCGAACATCTGGGTACAAAGTTCGAGCTACCCGGAGCTTGATGAGAGTGGGAAGGTAATAA GCATAATGGGAACATTATTCGATATATCGCAGTTCAAGTGGGCGGAAAGTGTTCAGCGACGTCGGATAGAAGAGGCCTGGGAGGCGAAGCGGCAACAAGAAAA CTTCATTGACATGACTTCCCATGAGTTGCGAAACCCACTTTCCGCGGTGATACAATGTGCCGACTCGGTTATTGCGTCGCTTCACCACCTATCTGGACGACAGCTCATGGCCTTGCACCCAGATCATGATCTTTCCAAGGCAGAATCAGAACTTATGGGATGCCTGGAAGCGCTTCAGATCATTGTTTCATGTTCGATGCACCAAAAACGCGTTATTGACGACGTACTTACCTTGTCGAAACTCGACTCTAATCTGATATTGATCACGCccatgcgcgtacagcctGCAGTGGTAGTTTCGGACGCAGTAAGAATGTTCGAGGTCGAATGTAATCAGGCAGGTATTCAACTCGATTTCACCCTAGACGAAACGTTTAGTGGTATGGAATGGACCATGTTAGATCCATCGCGTCTATTACAAGTCCTCATCAACTTGCT GACCAATGCCATCAAATTCACAAAGGATCGACCTGAAAAGTCTATCAAAGTCACCCTCGGCGGATCCTGGTCTCGACCACCTAAATGTTGGCAAGATATTACTTTTACCAATGATGATGTGTCAGATATACATGTCACTGATAAATCGGAATGGGGGGAAGGGAAGAAAGCATACCTCTGGCTTAAAGTCAAGGACACGGGCTGCGGCATGACAACTGATGAGCAGAAGAAACTCTTCTCTCGGTTTTCCCAGGCCACGCCACGCACGCACGTCAAATACGGCGGTTCTGGTCTAGGCCTCTTCATCTCAAAATCCCTTACAAAACTCCAAGGAGGCTCCATTGGTGTGAACTCTGTCAAGGAAGGTGGATCTACTTTTGCTTTCTATGTCAGCACGCGACTCGCCCACCCACCAGCCGATAATGTCACGGCTCGAGCGGTGCAAGCCCGGCCTGTTCCTCATAGAACTATGACAGGCGAACAAGCGATGCAGATGATCACACTTAACGTCTTGATCGTCGAAGACAACCTAGTCAACCAAAAGGTGCTTAAGAAGCAGCTAATGAAATTTGGCTGGAACATCAGCGTCGCAGGCAACGGACAAGAAGCCCTAGACTGGCTAAAAGACAGCGTATACTGGCAcaacgaagacgacgaccCTACCACCACAGAAAACAAACACGAACTAGACATCATCCTCATGGACATTGAAATGCCCATCATGGACGGCCTAACTTGCGCCCGTCTAATCCGCGATTACGAACACCAAGGCCTCCTCGTCGCACCGCGCCCCGGCCCTTCACCCCATAGACGCGCTTCGGCAAAATCCATATCCCCCATTCGAACCGAAGAAGATAGAAGATCTTCAGACGCACAAATCGTCCAGTCGCCCACGTCTACATCACACGAACGTCCCGACAGACAGTCCCTGCGTCTCCCCATTCTGGCCGTCAGCGCAAATGCGCGCATGGAGCAGATTGAACAAGCCCTTTCGGCTGGTATGGACGATGCGATATCTAAACCTTTTCGCATACCGGAGCTTTGGCCTAAGATTAGGGGGCTGGTGAAGAGGGTGGCGCATGTGGATACGCGTGCGAAGCCGTGA
- a CDS encoding Ank-2 domain containing protein, with translation MRHDKEQYADDLTEHTRFHAGISSTHHALDKTITSSTMAANTRGNSSIKDSSQNLTVNIAEFRKEIEFPQPPSSRPGHALELGVHHPRRISSKTELPLAAVVPLHPKHTQASNDLRDNYPIHQGCQPSIRSDSQHVPRSQSRLYAPQPSQPRPLILFNDAIEPPQTPTVSWHSSASVEDSAPKRMQSVNLANQCFRAFDLADVSRKPSAGTSHDLEPTSSSSSYSPSITSSSMLGLSRNTSHLGGISCDATRNSENKNHLLSQSDAKAEILRRLCEKNDILAGKVSPSKKGFLSRMTTPSPKPINGYSQESLTEVLEAVAMEGSLPLVMAVIALGADPIYRSSGRLKKVRHDALEKATSQGHASVVDYLLKKGANYGEPIKGSSWTSMEHALLTAAYKGHADLVICLVNSHGANPLVDQWPREMFETQRYWVENRVRISKSSMFDGISKWKDVYEGLRVLKRITRHPLFDPTAFVSAVFDNKSELQSAEFENRPWKITYQYSALSCFVRAGWTDAVEEMLSINGSPASYEKGDEVLQYQEKITRYVSPVSALTKETWKERPEDAIRILKLLIDRGFNPSLSQRTATDMGRTTAIGRALAADAAQGVELILQTNGHLAREEVFFRRNKKGIKALPFAAALSLDSLETAHVLLRAGANPRDPAFEDMNVLQFTAYHDNDTCKAMLVELLGLAPELTYDALNYAIRGNNKDAVCILLDKISASMLHGQVAALPPAYDMILLCSPPTTPDSETRYLDVIDMITKWDAENALPRPQLPAILFAIRRDNYVGMQKLFTLGLVNGKSLAFNSKAQPYGEVRLWGVLECCEMTDRVSEWQNR, from the exons ATGAGACACGATAAGGAGCAGTATGCGGACGATCTCACTGAGCATACGCGCTTCCATGCCGGAATATCCTCCACCCATCACGCACTCGATAAGACAATTACATCGTCCACGATGGCAGCAAATACTAGGGGCAACTCAAGTATCAAAGACAGCTCCCAAAATCTTACAGTCAACATTGCCGAGTTCAGGAAAGAAATTGAATTTCCCCAGCCACCGTCTTCCCGTCCTGGTCATGCACTAGAGCTGGGGGTCCATCACCCGCGCCGAATTTCTAGCAAGACAGAATTACCGTTAGCTGCCGTTGTACCGTTACACCCAAAACATACACAGGCTAGCAATGACCTGCGCGATAATTATCCAATCCACCAGGGCTGCCAACCATCCATCCGTTCAGATTCGCAACATGTTCCTAGATCGCAGTCAAGACTATATGCGCCCCAGCCTTCACAACCACGGCCCTTGATTCTATTCAACGATGCCATCGAACCTCCACAAACTCCGACAGTTTCGTGGCATAGTAGCGCTAGCGTAGAGGATAGTGCCCCCAAGAGAATGCAGTCTGTGAACCTCGCCAACCAATGTTTCAGAGCCTTCGATCTCGCAGATGTGTCTCGAAAGCCGAGTGCCGGGACTTCTCACGACCTGGAACCTACAAGCAGCAGCAGTAGCTACAGCCCTAGTATCACATCTTCTTCCATGCTCGGCCTTTCTCGCAATACTTCCCACCTAGGAGGAATTTCATGCGATGCGACGAGGAATTCGGAGAACAAAAATCACCTTTTGAGCCAGAGCGACGCAAAGGCAGAAATCCTACGTAGGTTATGCGAGAAGAATGATATATTGGCTGGAAAGGTCTCACCCTCCAAGAAAGGTTTTTTGTCCAGAATGACCACTCCGTCGCCGAAGCCGATCAATGGCTACTCCCAGGAGTCTCTAACTGAAGTTCTGGAAGCAGTTGCAATGGAGGGAAGCTTACCACTTGTTATGGCAGTCATTGCACTTGGCGCTGATCCGATATACCGATCAAGCGGGAGACTCAAGAAAGTAAGACACGACGCGTTGGAGAAGGCTACCTCACAAGGACACGCAAGCGTGGTGGACTACCTGCTCAAGAAAGGTGCCAACTATGGCGAACCTATCAAGGGAAGCAGCTGGACATCTATGGAGCATGCGCTTTTGACAGCCGCGTACAAAGGGCATGCAGATCTCGTTATATGCCTAGTCAATTCCCATGGCGCGAATCCATTGGTCGATCAGTGGCCCCGCGAGATGTTCGAAACGCAGCGTTATTGGGTGGAGAACCGGGTACGAATATCGAAAAGCAGCATGTTCGACGGCATATCGAAATGGAAGGACGTCTACGAGGGTCTTCGCGTACTAAAGCGAATCACGCGACATCCCCTGTTTGACCCCACAGCGTTTGTCTCCGCTGTCTTTGATAACAAAAGCGAGCTACAAAGTGCCGAGTTTGAAAATAGACCATGGAAGATTACATACCAGTACTCGGCGCTGTCTTGTTTTGTGAGGGCTGGTTGGACCGATGCGGTAGAAGAGATGTTGAGTATTAATGGCTCGCCCGCTAGCTACGAGAAGGGAGACGAAGTCCTGCAATACCAAGAGAAAATCACTCGTTACGTTTCTCCGGTCAGTGCGCTAACAAAGGAGACGTGGAAGGAGAGACCTGAAGATGCTATTCGTATACTGAAGCTGCTGATCGATAGAGGCTTCAACCCCAGCCTCTCGCAACGTACAGCAACCGACATGGGACGGACAACAGCCATCGGCAGAGCGCTCGCAGCAGACGCCGCACAAGGGGTTGAACTAATTCTCCAAACCAACGGTCACCTCGCACGAGAAGAAGTCTTCTTTCGACGTAACAAAAAGGGTATCAAAGCCCTCCCATTTGCAGCTGCACTCTCTCTCGACAGTTTGGAAACCGCGCATGTCCTTCTTCGCGCTGGCGCAAATCCCCGCGACCCAGCATTCGAGGATATGAACGTTCTGCAGTTCACTGCATACCATGATAACGATACCTGCAAAGCTATGCTTGTAGAGCTACTCGGTCTAGCCCCGGAACTAACATATGATGCGCTCAACTATGCTATCAGGGGCAATAACAAAGATGCAGTATGCATACTGCTAGACAAAATCTCCGCATCCATGCTGCATGGACAAGTCGCTGCTCTACCACCCGCTTACGACATGATCCTACTTTGCTCGCCACCTACCACACCGGACTCGGAAACCCGTTATCTTGACGTAATCGACATGATCACCAAATGGGATGCTGAAAATGCATTACCGCGCCCTCAACTTCCTGCCATCTTATTTGCCATCCGGAGAGATAATTATGTTGGGATGCAAAAGCTGTTCACATTGGGCCTGGTTAATGGGAAAAGCTTGGCGTTCAACAGTAAAGCACAACCGTATGGAGAAGTGAGATTATGGGGCGTTTTGGAGTGCTGCGAAATGACAGACCGGGTTTCTGAATGGCAGA ACCGGTAA
- a CDS encoding TruB, Pseudouridine synthase, which translates to MADADEKVLEGVFAVAKPAHVSSADVLLKLQATFASSVTFAPLLRTQPKRTSKSSDQVFRLGHGGTLDPLAAGVLIVGIGRGTKSLSQYLLCSKTYETTVLFGASTDSYDCTGLITERAECAHINRKLVEEKLQDFRGTIQQVPPVYSALKINGMKACEYVRQGKELPRELESREMQVDECTLLQWYEAGEHKFAWPGEEKPAPAPAARIRLTVCSGFYVRSFAHDLGMACNSLSHMTNLLRTRQANYTIDNLPESSDLTPALTYLDLEAGEDVWGSKLRPQLEKWVTANPLSQGHVNGREGNMKRKLAQDKEDRPKQRFRGGWVAETKKERIRQQGGKFKGKW; encoded by the exons ATGGCCGATGCCGATGAGAAAGTGTTAGAGGGCGTCTTCG CCGTCGCGAAACCCGCACATGTCTCTTCTGCAGATGTTCTGCTCAAATTACAGGCTACTTTCGCCTCATCAGTCACATTTGCGCCACTTCTAAGGACGCAGCCAAAGCGCACCAGTAAATCATCCGATCAAGTCTTTCGTCTCGGTCATGGCGGTACCCTGGACCCTCTGGCTGCGGGAGTGCTCATTGTAGGCATCGGACGTGGCACCAAGTCACTATCGCAGTACCTATTATGCAGCAAGACTTATGAGACGACTGTGTTATTTGGTGCGAGTACCGATAGCTACGATTGCACTGGCCTGATCACGGAGAGGGCAGAGTGTGCACATATCAATCGAAAACTTGTTGAAGAGAAGCTCCAAGACTTTAGAGGGACCATACAACAAGTCCCACCCGTGTACTCGGCGCTCAAAATTAATGGGATGAAAGCTTGTGAGTATGTGCGACAGGGCAAGGAATTGCCGCGAGAGTTGGAAAGCAGAGAGATGCAAGTCGACGAGTGCACGCTGTTGCAGTGGTACGAGGCAGGAGAACACAAGTTTGCATGGCCCGGTGAGGAGAAGCCAGCTCCGGCACCAGCGGCACGCATTAGACTTACGGTGTGCTCTGGCTTCTATGTACGGAGCTTTGCGCATGATCTTGGCATGGCATGCAACTCACTCTCGCATATGACGAATCTGCTTCGCACGCGCCAAGCCAACTACACCATTGACAATCTACCAGAGTCGTCAGATCTCACCCCTGCTCTTACATATTTAGATCTCGAAGCAGGGGAGGATGTATGGGGCTCTAAGCTCCGACCCCAGCTCGAGAAGTGGGTTACGGCAAACCCTCTGAGTCAAGGGCACGTCAATGGCCGAGAAGGAAATATGAAGCGGAAGCTGGCTCAAGACAAGGAAGACCGTCCCAAACAAAGATTCCGCGGTGGGTGGGTTGCAGAGAcgaagaaggagaggatCAGGCAGCAGGGCGGCAAGTTCAAAGGCAAATGGTGA